One segment of Acidianus sp. HS-5 DNA contains the following:
- a CDS encoding PIN domain-containing protein, which produces MIISKKITSIEDFIVTESVLQEFTEFIHEKYVELTNQKERALGYVKLFRYIIQIISTKPLVIHSYQDYLKAVDLAVNRNIDITDALLAITAVKFGGAVLTRDKDFERVKDIVKVYLTN; this is translated from the coding sequence ATGATAATAAGTAAGAAAATAACCTCAATTGAGGACTTCATAGTAACAGAAAGTGTACTACAAGAATTTACAGAATTCATTCACGAAAAATATGTAGAGCTTACCAACCAGAAGGAAAGAGCATTAGGTTACGTAAAACTCTTCAGATATATTATCCAAATAATTAGCACAAAACCGTTAGTAATTCATTCCTACCAAGATTACCTAAAAGCCGTAGATTTGGCAGTAAATAGGAACATTGACATCACCGATGCATTACTGGCAATAACTGCAGTAAAATTCGGCGGTGCAGTACTCACTAGAGATAAGGACTTCGAGAGAGTAAAAGACATAGTAAAGGTATACCTAACTAACTAG
- a CDS encoding AbrB/MazE/SpoVT family DNA-binding domain-containing protein, translated as MKIVRVGKRNAIYIPKDIAESINLKEGDKLEIIVKDGKIELIA; from the coding sequence ATGAAGATAGTGAGGGTAGGAAAAAGGAATGCTATTTACATTCCAAAAGACATAGCAGAAAGCATTAACTTGAAAGAAGGAGATAAACTAGAAATTATCGTAAAAGACGGCAAAATAGAACTCATAGCCTGA